CTTATTCATCCTCAAAAGTGTTCAAAGCTTCGACAATGTAATGAAGCAGGAAGATAAAATGCAATGCTTATCCCTCTTTTTCATTTGTGAAATAACGAAGACTGATCTAACATACCGTTTGCAGTGAAATAGCAAACAGCAGCGTAATGAGGATGGTGAATCATGAATAACGTACGATATGTAACCTTTAACGTAGCAACGGCCAAACCGCTCCCTGTCGGGGAACAGGTGTTTCTTTCAGGAAATGATGTGGAATTCGGCGGATGGGATCCCTGCGGGCTGGCTTTGACCCGTGAACGCGATAATCTATGGAGTACCAGAGTCGAGCTTCCCGCTGATATAGTCATTGAATTTAAAGTAACGCGCGGCTCATGGCTGGCCGAACAGGTGGCCAAAGACGGTCTGGTGCCGCCCAATTATGTATTGGAAGCCGGAACCGATGACGCGGAATTTGACGTGTATGTCCACCATTGGAAAGACATGAAAACAGGAATTCTTCCCGATATTGTGGGTGAATTCCGGATTCTCGAAGAAGTAGAATCTCGAATTCTGAATAATTCCCGCACGGTTATCGTCTGGCTGCCGCCCAGTTATGAAAAAGAACAGAACAGGCATTTCCCGGTTCTGTACATGCATGACGGACAACAGATCTTTGATCCAGCCACGTCGACATGGGACAAAGCATGGGACGTGGATGTGCACATGACCGATCTGATTGCCGAAGGGCTGATTCAGGAAGCGATTGTTGTGGCACCTTATTCATCCGAGTTCCGCCGGTCAGAATACAATCCTGACGACATGGGCGATGATTATCTGAAGTTTCTCATCCATGAACTCAAACCGCAGATTGACGAGGATTACCGGACACACAAAGACAGATGCTATATTGCCGGTTCCTCGATGGGCGGCCTGATGTCCTTCTATGCCGCATGGAAACATCCGGACGTCTTTGCAAAAGCCGCCGTTTTGTCGCCTGCGTTTAAAATCGACGAATCAGAGACCATATTCGACATGGTCAAAAGCACAAAAAAATGCCCGGATATTCACATGTATTTATACTGTGGCGGCGGCGACCCGCTGGAAAAACGGTTGCTTGGAACCACGCGACAGATGGTGGAACTGCTCCGCAAAAAAGGGTTTGAAAAAGTCTGCTCCGCCTATGTGGAAGATGATAAAGCCGCCCACAATGAGGAGGCATGGGAGAAACATACCCGTGAATGGCTGACGGTTCTCTTGGGCAGCTAAAACGTCACTTAAAAAAAGTTCCAATCATTGGAACTTTCTGTGCAGGGAGTTATGAAAAAGTTCCAATCATTGGAACTTTCTATTTCTTGCTTATTTGAGTGGAAATAATAGCCTTTTTGCTCGTTCACATTTGTAGAATATCGGCGTGAGATGCGCAGGTGTGTTGAAGAATATTTTTTACAGAGAAAGTGGAGTATCCAGATGAGCATAATGACTAAAGTAAAAGATGGATCGATTTGTGTGGGAGTGATCGGACTGGGCTACGTGGGGTTGCCGCTGGCCGTGGAATTCGGTCGCAGATATCGAACTATCGGCTTTGATATCAGTCAGCGCCGCATTGATGAACTATCTGGCGGGAGAGACCGCACGCTGGAAACTACGGCCGAGCAGTTAGCCAGTGCGGAATATCTTACTTATGCGACATCCATCGAGACGTTGAGTGCATGTGACGTATATATTGTCACGGTTCCCACACCTATCGATAAGAATCGTGCGCCGGATATTCGTCCGCTGCTTGGGGCCAGCGGGACAGTGGCAAAGGTTCTGGAGAAGGGCAACATTGTTGTTTATGAGAGTACCGTCTATCCCGGATGCACCGAAGAGGACTGCGTTCCTGTTCTGGAAAAGGGAAGCGGACTCGTGTTTAACAGGGATTTCTTTTGCGGGTACAGCCCGGAACGTATAAATCCCGGCGATAAAGAGCATACGGTCACAAAAATTCTTAAAGTAACCAGTGGCTCGACACCTGCGACCGCCGATGCCGTCGATGCGTTATACCGCAGCATTATCACTGCAGGAACCCACAAAGCGCCGTCAATCAAAGTGGCGGAGGCCGCCAAGGTGATTGAGAATTCGCAGCGCGATATCAATATTGCTTTTGTAAACGAACTGAGTATGATTTTCGACCGGCTGGGTATTAATACACACGATGT
The nucleotide sequence above comes from Spartobacteria bacterium. Encoded proteins:
- a CDS encoding nucleotide sugar dehydrogenase, with protein sequence MTKVKDGSICVGVIGLGYVGLPLAVEFGRRYRTIGFDISQRRIDELSGGRDRTLETTAEQLASAEYLTYATSIETLSACDVYIVTVPTPIDKNRAPDIRPLLGASGTVAKVLEKGNIVVYESTVYPGCTEEDCVPVLEKGSGLVFNRDFFCGYSPERINPGDKEHTVTKILKVTSGSTPATADAVDALYRSIITAGTHKAPSIKVAEAAKVIENSQRDINIAFVNELSMIFDRLGINTHDVLEAAGTKWNFLPFKPGLVGGHCIGVDPYYLTQRAQQAGYNPEIILAGRRLNDNMGCEVAQRIVKLMIKKEHKISGSKILVLGITFKENCPDIRNSKVIDVIRELEDFDCHITVYDPWADPEEVKRVYDLNIITERPDPAMKNTYDAVVIAVAHDRFYELDFSKFDKRHRVIFDLKNILPPGIADGHL